The nucleotide sequence CTACGGGACCAGGGATGCTGCGCTCGCAGGTCTCGCGCTGCTGCTGAGTCACGCCCTCTTCAAGTCGGCGCTGTTCCTCGTGGTCGGCGTCATCGACCGACAACTGTCGACACGCGACCTGACCGAGCTCTCGGGGGTGGGTAGGCAGGCACCGGTCATGGCGACGTTCTCGATCATCGCCGTCGCGTCGATGATCGGCGTCATCCCCACGATCGGCTTCGTCGCGAAGGAGGGCGCGCTCGCCTCACTGCTGCACGAGGCCCTGGGCGGCGCGGTGTGGGGGATCGTCGCGCTGGTCGGCGTCGCCCTGGGCTCGGTATTGACCGCGGGGTACGGCATCCGCTTCCTGTGGGGCGCCTTCTCAACCAAGCGCGCGGCGAGCGGCGACCGTATGCCCGATACGGAATGGCCCGACCCGCCGATCGGATTCCTCGTCGCGCCGATCGTGCTCTCGGGCCTCACCGTCGTCGCAGGAGCCTTCGCGCCGTGGCTCGACAAGGTCTTCGCGCCCTATGCCGACCAGGCGCCGCCGTCGACTCCGGGCGTCGCTGCTCCCGAACACCCTGCGCACCTCGCGCTGTGGCACGGCCTCGAGCCGGCGCTGTGGATCTCGCTCGCCACGATCGCGATCGGCGTGCTCGTGTTCTGGCTGACGCCGAGCTGGCGTCCGGCGAGGCGCCTGCTGCCCTTCACCGCGGCGGAAGCGTACAACGGCACGCTGCGCGTGGTCGCGCGCCTCTCGGTGATCACCACGAGCCTCACGCAGCGCGGTTCGCTGCCGGTGTACGTCGGCACGATCTTCGTCGTGTTCGTCGCGGCCGAGGCGACTGCGCTGCTCGCGAGCGACGACTGGCAGGCGAAGCTCGACGCGTACCAGACGCCCACGCAGCTGCTCGTCGCTCCGATCATGATCGCCGCGGGGCTCATCGCGATCCGTGCGCGAAAGCGGTACACCGGCGTCGTGCTGGTGTCGGTCACGGGCGTCGGCATGGTGCTGCTCTTCGCGACCAGCGGCGCGCCCGATCTCGCGCTCACGCAGATCCTCGTCGAGACGGTCACGCTCGTCGCGTTCGCACTCGTCCTGCGGCGCATTCCGTCGCGCCTCGGCGAGCACAATGCCTCGGTGTGGCCCGTGGCCCGGGCTGTGCTGGGCGCGGCGGTCGGCATCACGATGGCCCTCGTGGCGATCGTCGCCACCAGTGCCCGTGTCGAGAAGCCGATCTCGGACTCCTTCCCCGACCTGGCGTACGAGCTCGGCCATGGCAAGAACGTCGTCAACGTCGCCCTCGTCGACCTGCGCGGCTGGGACACCATGGGCGAGCTGTCGGTGCTGATCCTCGCAGCGACGGGCGTGGCGTCCCTCGTGTTCGTCACCCACCGCGCCGACACGCTCTCCAGGGCGATCTCGTCACTGCCCACCGGTGCGATCCGCACGCGGCGTCCGCTGGTCGAGACCGCGGAGGGCGTGCGGCCGCGCGGCGCCGGCGGCGGCCGCATGGCGTGGCTCGTCGGCGGCCAGCGCGTGCGGCCCGAGAACCGCTCGATCATGCTCGAGGTGATCGTGCGGATCCTCTTCCACACGATCATCATCGTCTCGCTGTATCTGCTCTTCGCCGGCCACAACCTGCCGGGAGGAGGGTTCGCCGGCGGTCTCGTCGCGGGCATGGCCCTCGTCATGCGCTACATCGCGGGCGGCCGCTACGAGCTCGGCGCCGCCGCGCCCACCGACGCCGGACGACTGCTGGGCACGGGCATGTCGATCGCGGTCGCGTGTGCGATCGTGCCGGTGTTCCTCGGCGACCAGCCGCTCACGAGCTACTTCTGGGTGTGGGACGTGCCGCTGCTCGGACACGTCGAGTTCGTCACCTCGACGCTGTTCGACATCGGCGTGTACCTGGTCGTCATCGGCCTCGTGCTGGACGTGCTGCGCAGCCTCGGCGCCGAGGTCGACCGCCAGGCGCAGGAAGCACGCGAGCAGCAGGGGGTGATGGTCTCGTGAGCGTGTCGCTCGTCCTCATCGTCGTGATGGCCGTGCTCTTCGCGTGCGGGGTCTACGCCATGCTCGAGCGCAGCCTCACCCGTGTGCTCATCGGGTTCCTGCTCCTGGGCAACGCGACCAACCTGCTCCTCCTGATCGTGATGGGTCGCCCGGGCGTCGCACCGTTCTTCGGCGCGGCATCCGTCGACGAGATGTCGGATCCGCTCCCGCAGGCGCTCACGCTCACCGCCATCGTGATCACCTTCGCCGTCTCGGCGTTCCTTCTCGCCCTCATCTACCGCTCCTGGCAGCTCGGTCAGGCCGACACCGTCACCGACGACGAAGCCGATATCGAGGTGCGCTCTCGCGGGGCCGCCGACGAGGACACCATGGACGTGGAAACCGAGATCGAAGACGCTGACGACGATGCCACCACCGACTTCGTGGGCACCGCGACCGCGCCGATCATGATCCTCGGCGCGAAGGACATCGCGGGTGTGCGCGACGACGCGCCCGTCGATCGCCCCGACGGGCACGACGGCGCTGGTTCCCGTGACAGGGGCGACGGCGCATGATCGAGCTCGCTCCCGCCCTCGTCCCGCTGCTCGTGACGCTGCCCCTCCTCGGTGCCGCCGTCGCCCTCATCGCGGGTCGCCATCGCAAGACGCAGGTGGCGGTCTCGGTCGTGACGCTCACCGCCGTGACGGTGATAGCAGCGATCCTGCTCTACGTGGTCGACGCGGGCGACAAGCCGATCGCCGTGTCGGTCGGCGGCTGGCCGATCCCGTTCGGCATCGTGCTCTACGTGGACCGGCTCGCGGCGCTCCTCGTGGTCGTGTCGAGCATCGTGCTGCTCGCCGTCCTTCTCTTCTCCGTCGGACAGGGTGCGGCCGACGGCGACGACGACACCCCGGTCTCGATCTTCCACCCCTCGTACCTGATCCTCGGCGCCGGCATCTTCAACGCGTTCATCGCGGGCGACCTCTTCAACCTGTACGTCGGCTTCGAGATCCTGCTCGTCGCCTCATACGTGCTGATCACGCTCGGCTCGACCGAGTCGCGCATCCGCACCGGTGTGGTCTACATCGTCGTCTCGCTGGTGTCGTCGATCCTCTTCCTCGCGGCGATCGCCATGATCTACGGCGCGCTCGGCACCGTGAACATGGTGCAGATCTCCGAGCGCATGGGCGAGCTGCCGCAGGAGACGCAGCTCATCCTGCATCTCATGCTGCTGCTCGCGTTCAGTATCAAGGCCGCCGTCTTCCCGCTGTCGTTCTGGCTGCCCGACTCGTACCCGACCGCGCCCGCCCCGGTCACCGCGGTCTTCGCGGGCCTGCTGACCAAGGTCGGCGTCTACGCGATCATCCGCACCGAGACCGAGCTGTTCCTCGACAACGACGTGAACCAGCTGCTCATGTGGGTGGCGCTCGCGACCATGATCGTCGGAGTGCTCGGCGCGGTGGCCCAGGCGGAGCTCAAACGAATCCTGTCGTTCACGCTCGTGAGCCACATCGGCTACATGATCTTCGGGCTCGCGATCGCGACGCCCGCAGCCATCGGCGCGACGATCTACTACATGGTCCACCACATCGTGGTGCAGACGACGCTGTTCCTCGCGGTCGGCCTCGTCGAGCGTCGCGCGGGATCGACGTCGATACTCCGGGTCAAGGGCCTGATGAAGGCGGCGCCTGTCATCGCGGTCCTGTACTTCATCCCCGCGGTCAACCTGGGCGGCCTGCCGCCGTTCTCCGGCTTCATCGGCAAGTTCGCGCTGTTCGACGCCGCCGCGCAGGTCGGCACGCCGATCATGATGGTGCTGATGGTGGGCGGCATCCTGACCAGCCTCCTCACGTTGTATGCGCTCATGCGGGCGTGGAACCTCTCCTTCTGGCGAGAGGACGAGGATTCGGCCGAGACCGAGGCGCGTATCTCCTACCTCGGCTCGGCGCCCGCCGCCGGTGTCGAGACCGAGCGCCGCGTCATCCCGAAGATCATGACCGCCGCGACCACCGGAATGGTCGCGATCACCGTTGCCCTCACGATCTTCGCCGGGCCGCTCTATGACGTGTGCACGCGCATCGGCGAGGCGCTGCTGCAGCCGGTGTCGCTGACCCAGCTCGAAGACGACGCCGCGGGAACGGAGAAGACCCCGTGAGCCCCGACCTGCCTCAGGGCCGGCTCCGCCGCGGGTTCGTGACCGCGTGGCGGCAGCTGCCGTTCTTCGTATGGCTCATCGCCCTGTGGATGCTGCTGTGGGGCCAGTTCACGTGGCTCGCGTTCGTCACGGGGCTTGTCGCCGCCCTCGTCGTCACGCGCATCTTCCGGCTGCCGCCCGTCGAGCTGTCGGGCCGCGTGAACATCTGGTGGGGACTCGTGTTCGTCGTGGAGTTCCTGGTGGCCGTGGTCCTCGGCTCGCTGACGGTGGCGTGGCAGGTGCTCGACTTCCGCCGGCAGCCCGGGTCCGCGATCATCGCCGCGCAGCTCGTCACCGACGACGACCTCATCATGACCCACGTCGGTGTGACGTGCTCGCTCATCCCCGGTTCGCTGATCGTCGACACCGACCGCGACCGTCGTATCCTGTACCTCCACGTCATCGGCGTGCGCGACGACGCCGACGTCGAGAAGCAGCGCGCGAGCGTGCATCACTGGGAGGAGCGCATCGTGAGAGCGGTCGGCTCGCGCGCCCAGCTCCAGGCGATGAGGGATGCCGCCCCCCATGGCTCCCTGGCCCGAGGGGGTTCCCGATGAACGTGCTGCTGCTGGCGATCTACGTGATCTTCGCGGTCGCGGCGCTGCTCACGTTGTGGCGCATCGTCATCGGGCCCTCGATCCTCGACCGGGCCGTAGCATCCGATGTCCTGCTCACCCTGGTGATGTGCGTGCTCGGCGCGGAGATGGCCATCAACCACCACACCCGCACGCTGCCGGTGCTGCTGATCATCGCGGCTGTCGGGGTGTTCGGGTCGATCTCGATCGCGCGATTCGTCGCGAGAAGGGACCAGGACCGCTGATGGCCGCCATGCTCGACCTCGCCGCCGTGATCCTGATCCTGATCGGCGCGCTCCTCTGCCTCACCGCCGCGATCGGCGTGCTGCGCTTTCGCGATGTGCCGACCCGCCTGCATGCCGCGACCAAGCCGCAGGTGCTCGGGATGATCCTCATCTGCCTCGCGATCGCGCTGTCGCTGCGGTCGTGGCCGGTGGTCGCGTTCCTCGTGCCGGTCGTGCTCGTCCAGCTCGCGACGGCGCCTCTCTCGGCGCACATGGTCGGCCGGCAGGCGTACCGCAACGGCACCATCGACGAGGCGGCGCTGCACGTCGACGAGCTCGCCGAGTCCAAGCGCACTCCGCCCGCCTCCGGCGGCTGACCCTGCCCAGGCAGTGCCCTCCTTCCGCTCGCGGTAGGCCTTGGCCTGGGCCGGCACCGAAGCGCGCTCTCGCTTCGAGACTGAAGAGCTGGGCGGGGTCTACGACGAGGCGTGGCCCCGGTGGTGCGCCGCCTTCATGGCCGATACCCTCGCCGAGGACGGCTACGTCATCGAGCGCGTCACCTGAGCGTCAGGGCGTGAGCACGAGGGTGTCGGTCGTGGCCGCCTCGACCGCGTCGGGCGTGTACGCCCAGGGGGTCAGCTCGACCTTCTGCCACGACTCCACCTGGTCGATGTAGTTCGTGTGGAAGGCGTGGCCGCTCTGGCCCGTGAGCTGGTTCCAGCGCGAATCGTCGAAATCGGACAGGTCGATGATCATGCGCATCGACGGAACGGTGACGGTCGAGAAGCTCTGGGTCAGGTCCCACCCCGTCGCGTTCACGACGGACGAGCCGCCGCCGACCGGGAACGGACCGCGGTTGAAGAGCCACTCGATGGCGGCGATGCCCGAGGTGCCGAAGCTGCCGTTCTCGAGCGGGAGGGCGTGCAGGCTGCCCCAGTTCCAGCGCGAAGCGTTGTCACCCTGGTCGTCGACGAGTCGCTCGTAGGCATCGATGGCGGAGCGCTTCAGCATGTCGGCCATGCCGTCGACGCCGAGCTCGTCGTTGGTCCACCAGGGCGAGGTCTCGTCCTCGAGCAGCGCGTCCATCACGAGGAACTGACGGCCCTGACCGCTCATCGGCGCCGAGCGCTCGCGCCCATCGACGAACACGTTCTCGGCGAGAGTGTCCCACAGCACGTTGGCGTACGCGGCCGCCGCGGAGTCCGCGTCGTTCTGAGCGTCCCACTCCCGCAGGAGGTCGAGCGCGGCATCCGTCTCGTCGTCGCCCGTGGTGACGTCGGCGTAGGCCGCCGTGAGGCGCATGCCGATGAAGGAGTAGTTGTCGGCCTGGACGGCGTTGAGGTCGTCCGCGGTGACCGGGCCCTTCGCGATCGCCCGCTCGATCAGTTCGGTGATGCGGGCTGCGCGCCAGCCGTAGTCCCAGTCGCGCGTGAGCGGATGGGTGTAGTCCTGTCCCGCGATGGCATTGTTCGCGGTGACGATGTACCCCTCGGTCGGGTTGTACGAGACCGGGAGCTCCTCGAACGGGATATAGCCCCGCCACGCATACGTCGAGTCCCACCCTGGCTGCGGCATCGAGCCGTCGCCGGCGCCGCGGATCGGCAGCCTGCCCGGCGTCTGGTAACCGATGTTGCCGTCCACGTCGGCGTAGATGAGGTTCTGCGCCGGCACGTCGAAGAGGGCCGCCGCGCCGCGGAAGTCGTCGAAGTCCTTGGCGGTGTTGAGGGCGAAGATCGCGGATGCCGTGGTTCCGGGCTGCAGTGCGGTCCAGCGCAGGCTCACCGCATCGTCGCCCTCGGGTGCGTCGGCCGGCGTCTCTGTCACGGTGCCGCCCGTCCCGACGGAGGGAGCCTCGGCGATCGACGTGAAGTCGCCGGTGAGGCCGGACACGATCGGGCCGTTGACCGTGGAACGGACTTCGAGCTCGACGTCGTCAGAACCCGCGACCTTGAACGTCTCGGTGTGCGTCTCGAGCGGCACCAACGCGCCGTCGTACCAGTACGAGTCGCCGTCCACCTTCTCGAGATAGAGGTCCGTGACGTCGGTGGTGAGGTTCGTGAAGCCCCACGCGATGCGCTCGTTGTGGCCGATCACGACGCCGGGAAGCCCCGAGAAGCCGAATCCGGCCACATCGAACGGGCACTCTTCAGTGACCGTCGAGCACTTCAGCTGGATCTGGTGCCACACGCTCGGCAGCGACGCGCCGAGGTGCGGGTCGTTGGCGAGAAGCGGCATTCCGGTGTCGGTGACGTTGCCCGACACCACCCATGAGTTCGATCCGATGCCCTCACCGGCGCCGCCGACCAGTTCGCCGACGGCTTCGATCACGCTGCCGACCTCCGTCCACTCGATCGACGAGGCGGTCGCATCCGTCTCAGGAGGGTCGGGAGCTGTGCCGAGCGCGGGCACCGCCGAGATCTTCGGCACGATGACCGGGTTCCGGTCGAACGGGTAGCCGGGGTAGAGCTGGTCGATCTCGGCCTCGGAGAAGTCCGGCGCCATGACCGCGCGCTCCGTCTCGCTCTCGATATTGCTGCGGAGGTCCCAGGCCATCGCCTTGAGCCACGCGACAGAGTCGGCCGGAGTCCACGGCTCGATCGCGTAGTCGGAGTTCTGCAGGCCCAGCACGGCGTACTCGAACGAGGCGTCGGGGCCCTGGTGGTCGGCGAGGTAGGCGTTCACGCCGTCGGCGTAGGCGTCGTAGTAGGCGCGCTCCGTGGCGTCGAGGGCGTCCACCTCCTGTTCGGCGATCTCATGCCAGCCGAGCGTGCGCAGGAACTTGTCGGTGCCGAGCTGCGACGCGCCGAACATCTCGGAGAGGCGCCCGCTCGTGACGTGCCGGCGGAAGTCCATCTCCCAGAACCGATCCTGCGCGTGCACGTAACCCTGGGCGAAGAAGAGGTCGTGCGACGAATCCGCGGTGAGCGTGGGGATGCCGAGCGCATCCCGCTGCACCGTCACGTCGGCCTCGAGCCCGGCCGCCTCCACCTCGCCGCTCAGCTGCGGGAACGAGCGCTGCGCGGTGTACGCGACGAAGCCGACCGCGATCAGGGCGAGCACCACGATCCCCGCGAGGATACTGAAGAGGGTGATCCCGATGATCCGCCCCACGGGCCGGCGATGGACGGTGTCGTCGACGGCATAGGGCGAGGGCTGGGGCTTCGTCATTGAAAGGGCTTTCAGGCGAGGGGGGATACGCGGTTCCGTACACCGCGATGTTCGGTGCCGCGTGCGGTCGGGTCGCAGCAGCACCAATCCGCATGCTAACCCCGAGCCGCGCCCCAGGCCGAATCACGCTGGGCCTTCATCGCCCGACCGGCCCCTCGGGGCGTGGGTCCCCCTGTGCCACTCCCGCTATCCGATCACGCTGGGCTGCAGGTCGCGCAGGGTGCGGAAGTGGGTCATGCGGGTGACCCCGATCGCGGCGATCACGCCTGCGCCGACGAGCCAGGCGAGCAGCACGGCGAGGTCGAGCCAGACGCGGTCGGCGCTGCCGCCGTACATGACCTGGCGCATCGCGTCGACGACGTAGCCCATCGGCAGTACGTGGTGCAGCGCCGCCAGCGGCGCAGGCAGCGTCTGCCACGGGAACGTCCCGCCCGCGGTCACGAGCTGCAGCACCATGAGCACGAGGCCGAGGAACTGCCCGACCGAGCCGAGCCAGACGTTGAGCGCGAGCACGATCGCGGCGTACGTGGCCGAGGCCAGCAGCAGGATGCCGAGTGTCGCGAGGGGGTGGGCGAATGAGAAGCCGAGCGCGAGCGACAGCACGCCGAACAGGCCCAGCATCTGCACGCCGCCGAGGAGGGCTGGGGTCGCCCATCCGGCCAGCGTGATGCGGATCGGCGAATGCAGCGCCGTGACCGCGCGCTTGGAGACCGGCTTGACGATGAGGAACAGTGCGTAGATGCCGATCCAACCCGCGAGGGCCGCAAAGAACGGGGCGAGTCCTGCGCCGTAGTTCTGCGCCTGCGTGAGCGACGAGCGCTCGACGTCGACCGGGGCCGCGAGGGTGTCGGCCTGTGCCTGACGGGTCTCGGAGTCGTACGAGGGCAGCTGGGCGGCACCCTCGGAGAGACCGTCGCGGAGCCGCGAGGCGCCGTCCTCGAGCTGCGTGAGGCCGCTGCCGAGCGTCGCCGCGCCATCGCGCAGCTCTGCCGCGCCGTCCGCGGCGGTCGCGGTTCCCGATGCGAGCGTGGCGGAGCCGGCGGCGACCGATGCCGCGCCCGCCGAGACCTGCTGGGCGCCGGAGTTCAGCCGGTCGATCTGGGCGACGGCGCCCTGCACGCGGCTGTCCACCGCGTCGAGGCCGTCGCCCACCGGATCCAGCGCGGCGAGCACATCGTCGATCTTCTCCTGGTCGAGTCCGGCTTCAGCGAGCTTCGCGGCGATATCGTCTCGCACCTCGGGCAGTGTCGAGATCGCGGACGCGGATGCTGCGCCGATCCGGTCCGCGATGGCGTCGAGCTGTGCGGTGCCGCCGGCCACTTGGGCCGCGCCGTCCGAGACCTGGGCGGCACCGTCGGAGAGCCGGGCGGCGCCGTCCCGCAGCTGGGCGGTTCCAGCCGCGAGCTGGGCAGCGCCGTCGGTCAGCTGCGACGCGCCGTCACCGGCCTGGGCGAGACCGCCGACCAGCTGAGAAGCGCCGGCGGCGGCATCCGTCAACTGCACACGGATCGTGTCGAGGGCGTCGAGCATCGTGAGCCCGGCCTCGGCCACGACCTTCTCGGTGATCGTCGCCTGGATGCGCTCGACCGCCTGCGTGCCGATGGTGGAGGCGAGGTAGTTGTTGGCGTCGCTGGTGTGCAGGATGATGTCGGCCGGGCGCGGGTCACCGGTCGTGATCGACGCGATCGCCGCGGTGAAGTCGGCGGGCAGCTCGACGGCGAAGTCGTAGCTGCCGTCGTCGAGACCCGCGTCGGCCTCCTCGGCGGTGGCCAGGTGCCAGTCGAACGTGCCGTCCTCGATGAGCTCTTGCGCGACCTCGTCGCCGAGATTGCGCGCGGTGCCGTTGAGCTCGGCGCCTGCGTCGGCGACGATGAGCGCCGCCGGGACCTGGTCGAGTTGCCCATACGGGTCGCGGTTCGCCCAGAGGTACAGGCCGCCGTAGAGGATCGGCACGACCATGAGCGCGATGAGGGCGATGAGCGACATACGGGTGGATCCGAGGCGCCGGAGCTCGGCGAGGATCATCTGGGGGACCTTCACGCCCCGCCACCCTTCGTGCGGGCGGTGAACCTGCGCACGTGGGGTCGACCGATGGTTCGGGGCGTCTTGACGGCGCGTTCCGACTCGCCCGCCCGCTCGATTCGCTGCGAGGCCTGCCCCGCGATCACGAGCACCGCGAAGCCGCGCCCGGCGAAGTCCTCGGCGACGGCCCACCAGGCGGCGGGCGCGCCACCGTGGCGGTCGGGGGAGACCAGCACGATCCCCTCGACGCCCTTGCGCAGCACCGCCAGTTCGCACAGCGCACGCACGCGGCCTGCGGGGTCGACGTTCGAGACGGGGACGGATGCCTCGTCCCCGAGACCCTGCTCCTCGAGCCAGCGTCGCACCGCGACGGGGTCGGAGCGGCGTCCGGCGAACATGAGCTCCTCACTGGTCACACCGGCGAGCGTGACGTTGGGCTCGGGTTCCGACACCTCGGGAGCGTCGACCAGGGCGACCCGGCGGCGGAGGGCCGAGGCATCCGTCCGCCCGTCCAGCTCCACGCGGCCCGTGTCGGGGCGCATGCGGCCGGAGGCGATGAGACCGAGCACCGTCGGCCGCTGCGCCGTCTCGGCGGCGACCAGTGTGGCGCGGCCGGACTCGAAGGAGGCCGAGGTCACCGGCAGCGCGTGCTCGCGCCGGCCCTTGCCGATCGCGTCGAGCACGACTCTCACGCGCTCGCCGCCTCGGGGCTCGCCAGGACCTCGGGATGCGCCCCGAGCAGCGCGTCAGCCTGCCGCCACGAGAGGCCGGCGATGCTGAGCACCGCGCGCACCGCGAGGTCGCGGGCGGCGGGAGACGAGGCGTCGATGCGGGTGATGACGGTGCGGGCGGTCTCTTCGATGAGGCGGGCGAGCGTCGGCGCGGCGACGTCGGTGCGGAGCACCTCGGCGTCCTGCCCGTCGCGCACGATGCGCACGACGGCGCGGCGGAGCGGCGCGAGGGCCGTCGCGGTCTCTTCGAGGTGCGCCTCGTCGAGGGCGATCGCCGCGAGCACCTGCACGTGCGCGGCCTCGTTCCAGAGGGCAGCGGCGAGGCGGGCGAGCGCTACCCGCGCGTCGGCATCGTCGATCGAGTCGGCCACCGCGTTGAACCGCGTCGCACCCTGCGCGACGAGCTCGCGCACCAGCGCATCGCGGTCGTCGAAGTGCCCGTAGAGCGCTCGGCGCGACAGGCCGGCCTGGCGGGCGATGGCATCGACGGACGCGCGGGGGTCGTGCGCGAGGGCGACATGAGCCGCGGCGAGGATGCCCGCGCGGTTCTCGAGAGCGTCGCGCCGCGGACGGCGCGCAGCATCGATCGGGGAGGTCATGCCTCCACGTTAGATAAGTTGCACAACAGTGTGCAACTTATCTCAGGAGTTCACGGCCGGGACCCAGGTTGCGACCGCGCCGCGGGCGTTTCGACTCGCAAGCTCGCTCAACGACCGGGAAAGGGCCGATTCAGTCGGTTCCCAGGTCGAACGCCGACGCCTCGTTCGCAGCATCCGTCGCCTCCGCGAGCTCCTCCTGCGCGGAGCTGAAGGGCGAGGCGTGCTCGGTGATCTCGCCGGCCTCGCCCTGCGAGAGGTGGCCGACGAGCTCGCCGGTCGCGCCGCCGATGAGACCCTTCGACGCGTAGTACTCGAGCCGCACGCGCGAGTCGGCGATGTCGAGGTTGCGCATCGTGAGCTGGCCGATGCGGTCGGTGGGACCGAACGCGGCGTCGCCGACGCGCTCCATGGAGAGCTTGTCGGGGTGGTACGACAGGCGCGGGGCGGTGGTATCGAGGATCGTGTAGTCCTCGCCGCGGCGCAGGCGCAGCGTGACCGAGCCGGTGATCGTCGACCCGACCCACTTCTGGATCGACTCGCGCAGCATGAGCGACTGCGGCTCGAGCCAGCGGCCCTCGTACATGAGGCGCCCGAGACGGCGGCCCTGTTCGTGGTACGTCGCGAGCGTGTCTTCGTTCAGGATGCCGTTGGCCAGGCGCTCGTAGGCCGTGAACAGCAGCGCCATGCCCGGTGCCTCGTAGATGCCGCGGGACTTCGCCTCGATGATGCGGTTCTCGATCTGGTCGCTCATGCCCAGGCCGTGGCGGCCTCCGATGCGGTTCGCCTCGAACACCAGTGCGACCGGGTCGGCGAACTCGATGCCGTTGAGGGCGACGGGGCGGCCGGCCTCGAACGAGACGGTGACGTCTTCGGTCTCGATCTCGACCGACGGGTCCCAGAAGCGCACGCCCATGATGGGCTCGACGGTCTCGAGCGACACGTCCAGGTGCTCGAGGGTCTTCGCCTCGTGCGTCGCGCCCCAGATGTTCGCGTCGGTCGAATACGCCTTCTCGACGGAGTCGCGGTAGGGGAAGCCGTGCTCGACGAGCCACTCGCTCATCTCTTTGCGCCCGCCGAGCTCGGTGACGAAGTCGGCGTCGAGCCACGGCTTGTAGATGCGCAGCGCCGGGTTCGCGAGCAGGCCGTAGCGGTAGAACCGCTCGATGTCGTTGCCCTTGTAGGTGGAGCCGTCGCCCCAGATGTCGACGCCGTCCTCCTTCATGGCGCGCACGAGGAGTGTGCCGGTGACGGCGCGGCCGATGGGCGTCGTGTTGAAGTAGGTGCGCCCGCCGGAGCGGATGTGGAATGCGCCGCACGCGAGGGCGCCGAAGCCCTCCTCGACAAGGGCGGGCTTGCAGTCCACCAGGCGCGAGACCTCGGCGCCGTACTCGAGCGCCCGGCTCGGGATCGCGTCGATGTCGTCCTCGTCGGGCTGGCCGAGGTCGCCGGTGTAGGTGCAGGGGATGGCGCCCTTGTCGCGCATCCA is from Microbacterium sp. LWH3-1.2 and encodes:
- the mnhG gene encoding monovalent cation/H(+) antiporter subunit G, which produces MAAMLDLAAVILILIGALLCLTAAIGVLRFRDVPTRLHAATKPQVLGMILICLAIALSLRSWPVVAFLVPVVLVQLATAPLSAHMVGRQAYRNGTIDEAALHVDELAESKRTPPASGG
- a CDS encoding Na+/H+ antiporter subunit D translates to MIELAPALVPLLVTLPLLGAAVALIAGRHRKTQVAVSVVTLTAVTVIAAILLYVVDAGDKPIAVSVGGWPIPFGIVLYVDRLAALLVVVSSIVLLAVLLFSVGQGAADGDDDTPVSIFHPSYLILGAGIFNAFIAGDLFNLYVGFEILLVASYVLITLGSTESRIRTGVVYIVVSLVSSILFLAAIAMIYGALGTVNMVQISERMGELPQETQLILHLMLLLAFSIKAAVFPLSFWLPDSYPTAPAPVTAVFAGLLTKVGVYAIIRTETELFLDNDVNQLLMWVALATMIVGVLGAVAQAELKRILSFTLVSHIGYMIFGLAIATPAAIGATIYYMVHHIVVQTTLFLAVGLVERRAGSTSILRVKGLMKAAPVIAVLYFIPAVNLGGLPPFSGFIGKFALFDAAAQVGTPIMMVLMVGGILTSLLTLYALMRAWNLSFWREDEDSAETEARISYLGSAPAAGVETERRVIPKIMTAATTGMVAITVALTIFAGPLYDVCTRIGEALLQPVSLTQLEDDAAGTEKTP
- a CDS encoding Na(+)/H(+) antiporter subunit C; amino-acid sequence: MSVSLVLIVVMAVLFACGVYAMLERSLTRVLIGFLLLGNATNLLLLIVMGRPGVAPFFGAASVDEMSDPLPQALTLTAIVITFAVSAFLLALIYRSWQLGQADTVTDDEADIEVRSRGAADEDTMDVETEIEDADDDATTDFVGTATAPIMILGAKDIAGVRDDAPVDRPDGHDGAGSRDRGDGA
- a CDS encoding Na+/H+ antiporter subunit E, whose product is MSPDLPQGRLRRGFVTAWRQLPFFVWLIALWMLLWGQFTWLAFVTGLVAALVVTRIFRLPPVELSGRVNIWWGLVFVVEFLVAVVLGSLTVAWQVLDFRRQPGSAIIAAQLVTDDDLIMTHVGVTCSLIPGSLIVDTDRDRRILYLHVIGVRDDADVEKQRASVHHWEERIVRAVGSRAQLQAMRDAAPHGSLARGGSR
- a CDS encoding monovalent cation/H+ antiporter complex subunit F, with the translated sequence MNVLLLAIYVIFAVAALLTLWRIVIGPSILDRAVASDVLLTLVMCVLGAEMAINHHTRTLPVLLIIAAVGVFGSISIARFVARRDQDR
- a CDS encoding Na+/H+ antiporter subunit A translates to MLLVLGAFAVVPVLLPWLVARIGARAFYVAAVLPIAGFVYAALLTPQVLAGDIPFETYAWIPPLGIELSMRMDTLSWLMTLVVTGVGALVMIYCRWYFRGKKENLGQFAAVLLAFAGAMYGLVLTDDLVVLVMFWEVTSVLSYLLIGYYNKRAASRRAALQALLVTTLGGLVMLIGVVLLVVDAGTSSISTILAEAPSGPIVDAALVMILVGALSKSAIFPFHFWLPGAMAAPTPVSAYLHAAAMVKAGIYLIARFAPVFAIAPTWRPIVVALGVFTMLLGGFQALRETDLKRVLAFGTVSQLGLLTVVLGYGTRDAALAGLALLLSHALFKSALFLVVGVIDRQLSTRDLTELSGVGRQAPVMATFSIIAVASMIGVIPTIGFVAKEGALASLLHEALGGAVWGIVALVGVALGSVLTAGYGIRFLWGAFSTKRAASGDRMPDTEWPDPPIGFLVAPIVLSGLTVVAGAFAPWLDKVFAPYADQAPPSTPGVAAPEHPAHLALWHGLEPALWISLATIAIGVLVFWLTPSWRPARRLLPFTAAEAYNGTLRVVARLSVITTSLTQRGSLPVYVGTIFVVFVAAEATALLASDDWQAKLDAYQTPTQLLVAPIMIAAGLIAIRARKRYTGVVLVSVTGVGMVLLFATSGAPDLALTQILVETVTLVAFALVLRRIPSRLGEHNASVWPVARAVLGAAVGITMALVAIVATSARVEKPISDSFPDLAYELGHGKNVVNVALVDLRGWDTMGELSVLILAATGVASLVFVTHRADTLSRAISSLPTGAIRTRRPLVETAEGVRPRGAGGGRMAWLVGGQRVRPENRSIMLEVIVRILFHTIIIVSLYLLFAGHNLPGGGFAGGLVAGMALVMRYIAGGRYELGAAAPTDAGRLLGTGMSIAVACAIVPVFLGDQPLTSYFWVWDVPLLGHVEFVTSTLFDIGVYLVVIGLVLDVLRSLGAEVDRQAQEAREQQGVMVS